Proteins from a single region of Lelliottia sp. JS-SCA-14:
- the yidA gene encoding sugar-phosphatase translates to MAIKLIAIDMDGTLLLPDHTISPAVKNAIAAARAKGVNVVLTTGRPYAGVHSYLKELHMEQPGDYCITYNGALVQNASDGSTVAQTALSYDDYLYLEKLSREVGSHFHALDRNTLYTANRDISYYTVHESFVATIPLVFCEPENMDPATQFLKVMMIDEPAILDQAIARIPADVKEKYTVLKSAPYFLEILDKRVNKGTGVKSLADTLGIKPEEIMTLGDQENDIAMIEYAGMGVAMENAIPSVKEVANFVTKSNLEDGVAYAIEKFVLN, encoded by the coding sequence ATGGCCATCAAACTCATTGCAATCGATATGGACGGCACGCTGCTGCTGCCAGACCACACCATCTCTCCTGCCGTTAAAAACGCGATTGCCGCCGCCCGCGCGAAAGGCGTGAACGTGGTGCTGACCACGGGTCGTCCGTATGCCGGTGTGCACAGCTATCTGAAAGAGCTGCACATGGAACAGCCGGGCGATTACTGCATCACCTACAACGGTGCGCTGGTGCAGAACGCCAGCGATGGCAGCACCGTCGCGCAAACGGCGCTGAGCTATGACGATTACCTGTATCTGGAAAAACTGTCCCGCGAAGTGGGTTCTCACTTCCACGCCCTCGATCGCAACACGCTCTACACGGCGAACCGCGACATCAGCTACTACACGGTGCATGAATCCTTTGTGGCGACCATCCCGCTGGTGTTCTGCGAGCCGGAAAATATGGACCCTGCCACGCAGTTCCTGAAAGTGATGATGATCGATGAGCCCGCGATTCTGGACCAGGCTATCGCCCGCATCCCGGCGGACGTGAAAGAGAAATACACCGTGCTGAAAAGTGCGCCGTACTTCCTCGAAATCCTCGACAAACGCGTCAATAAAGGCACCGGCGTGAAATCGCTGGCCGATACGCTGGGCATTAAGCCGGAAGAGATCATGACCTTAGGCGATCAGGAAAACGACATCGCCATGATCGAATACGCAGGCATGGGCGTGGCGATGGAAAACGCGATCCCGTCCGTGAAAGAGGTGGCTAACTTCGTCACCAAATCGAACCTTGAAGACGGCGTGGCCTACGCTATCGAGAAGTTTGTGCTGAATTAA
- the dgoR gene encoding D-galactonate utilization transcriptional regulator DgoR, with protein sequence MTLNKTDRIVITLGNQIVSGKYVPGSPLPAEAELCEEFETSRNIIREVFRSLMAKRLIEMKRYRGAFVAPRNQWNYLDTDVLQWVLENDYDPRLIGAMSEVRNLVEPAIARWAAERATSGDLAQIEAALNDMIANNQDRDAFNEADIRYHEAVLESVHNPVLQQLSVAISSLQRAVFERTWMGDEANMPQTLQEHKALFDAIRHQDSNAAEQAALHMIASSTRRLKEIT encoded by the coding sequence ATGACTCTCAATAAAACCGACCGCATCGTCATTACGCTGGGCAATCAAATTGTCAGCGGAAAATACGTACCGGGTTCGCCGCTGCCCGCCGAGGCAGAGCTGTGCGAGGAGTTTGAAACCTCGCGCAACATCATCCGCGAAGTCTTTCGCTCGCTGATGGCGAAACGGCTGATCGAAATGAAGCGTTATCGCGGGGCCTTTGTCGCGCCGCGTAACCAGTGGAACTACCTCGATACCGACGTTCTGCAGTGGGTGCTGGAGAACGACTACGACCCGCGGCTCATCGGGGCGATGAGCGAGGTGCGTAACCTGGTGGAACCGGCCATTGCCCGCTGGGCAGCGGAACGGGCGACATCGGGTGACCTGGCGCAGATTGAAGCGGCGCTCAACGACATGATCGCCAACAACCAGGACCGGGATGCCTTTAACGAAGCGGATATCCGCTACCACGAGGCGGTGCTGGAGTCGGTACATAACCCGGTTTTACAGCAGCTTAGCGTGGCCATCAGCTCGCTACAGCGCGCAGTATTTGAACGGACCTGGATGGGTGATGAGGCCAACATGCCCCAGACGCTCCAGGAACATAAAGCGCTGTTCGATGCGATACGGCATCAGGACAGCAATGCGGCAGAGCAGGCGGCGCTCCATATGATCGCCAGCTCGACACGAAGGTTAAAGGAAATCACATGA
- a CDS encoding 2-dehydro-3-deoxygalactonokinase produces the protein MTSRYIAIDWGSTNLRAWLYEGDRCLESRQSEAGVTRLNGKSPQAVLAEVTENWREGTTPVVMAGMVGSNVGWKVAPYLPVPAHFDAIGQKLTSVGDNIWIIPGLCVSRDDNHNVMRGEETQLLGARTLSPSSVYVMPGTHCKWVQADAQQIHDFRTVMTGELHHLLLRHSLVGAGLPEQESSPEAFAAGLTRGLASPAVLPQLFEVRASHVLGNLPRQQVSEFLSGLLIGAEVATLGEQFAGQQAITLVAGSALAARYQQAFRAFGREAAVVEGDVAFQAGIRSIAHAVAN, from the coding sequence ATGACATCTCGCTACATCGCCATCGACTGGGGATCGACCAATCTGCGCGCCTGGCTGTATGAAGGCGACAGATGCCTGGAGAGCAGGCAGTCCGAAGCAGGCGTCACGCGGCTGAACGGCAAATCCCCGCAGGCGGTGTTAGCAGAAGTCACAGAAAACTGGCGCGAAGGCACCACCCCGGTGGTGATGGCAGGAATGGTCGGCAGTAACGTGGGCTGGAAGGTTGCCCCTTATTTGCCGGTTCCTGCTCATTTCGACGCCATTGGTCAGAAGTTAACGTCCGTTGGCGACAATATCTGGATCATTCCAGGGCTGTGTGTCTCCCGTGACGATAACCACAACGTGATGCGCGGCGAAGAGACACAGCTGCTCGGCGCGCGCACCCTTTCTCCTTCTTCTGTCTATGTCATGCCCGGAACGCACTGCAAATGGGTGCAGGCCGACGCGCAGCAAATCCACGATTTTCGTACCGTGATGACGGGTGAGTTGCATCACCTGCTGCTGCGTCATTCGCTGGTGGGCGCGGGCCTGCCAGAACAGGAATCGTCTCCTGAGGCCTTTGCTGCCGGGCTGACGCGCGGTCTCGCCTCGCCTGCCGTTCTGCCACAACTTTTTGAAGTTCGCGCCTCACACGTGCTGGGAAATCTCCCGCGTCAACAGGTCAGCGAATTTCTCTCCGGTCTGCTGATTGGTGCCGAAGTCGCCACCCTGGGCGAACAGTTCGCCGGGCAGCAGGCCATCACCCTTGTCGCGGGTTCAGCATTAGCCGCTCGCTACCAGCAGGCGTTCCGCGCCTTTGGTCGTGAAGCGGCAGTGGTTGAAGGCGACGTGGCATTTCAGGCAGGAATAAGGAGCATCGCTCATGCAGTGGCAAACTAA
- a CDS encoding 2-dehydro-3-deoxy-6-phosphogalactonate aldolase, giving the protein MQWQTNLPLIAILRGITPDEALAHVGAVIDAGFDAVEIPLNSPEWEKSIPAVVDAYGDKALIGAGTVLKPEQVDQLANMGCKLIVTPNIQPDVIRRAVSYGMTVCPGCATATEAFTALDAGAQALKIFPSSAFGPDYIKALKAVLPADVPVFAVGGVTPENMAQWINAGCAGAGLGSDLYRAGQSVERTAAQAAAFVKAYREATK; this is encoded by the coding sequence ATGCAGTGGCAAACTAATCTCCCTCTCATCGCGATTTTACGCGGCATCACGCCGGACGAAGCGCTGGCGCACGTCGGTGCCGTCATCGACGCCGGATTTGACGCGGTGGAAATCCCGCTCAACTCGCCGGAGTGGGAAAAAAGCATCCCGGCGGTCGTCGATGCGTATGGCGATAAAGCGCTGATTGGCGCAGGTACGGTGTTGAAACCCGAGCAGGTCGATCAGCTCGCCAACATGGGCTGCAAGCTTATCGTCACGCCCAACATTCAGCCGGACGTGATCCGCCGCGCAGTGAGCTACGGCATGACCGTCTGCCCAGGCTGTGCGACAGCGACAGAAGCCTTTACCGCGCTGGACGCAGGCGCTCAGGCGCTGAAAATTTTCCCGTCGTCGGCCTTCGGCCCGGATTACATCAAAGCGCTGAAAGCGGTGCTTCCGGCTGACGTCCCGGTCTTTGCCGTCGGCGGTGTGACGCCAGAAAACATGGCGCAGTGGATTAACGCTGGCTGCGCCGGGGCGGGTCTGGGCAGCGATCTGTATCGTGCCGGGCAGTCCGTTGAACGTACCGCAGCGCAGGCCGCCGCGTTCGTTAAAGCGTACCGGGAGGCGACGAAATGA
- the dgoD gene encoding galactonate dehydratase, giving the protein MKITKVTTYRLPPRWMFLKIETDEGIVGWGEPVIEGRARTVEAAVHELSELLIGQDPARINDLWQVMYRGSFYRGGPILMSAIAGIDQALWDIKGKVLNAPVWQLMGGLVRDKIKAYSWVGGDRPAEVIEGIKTLRKIGFDTFKLNGCEEMGVIDNSRAVDNAVNTVAQIREAFGNEIEFGLDFHGRVSAPMAKVLIKELEPYRPLFIEEPVLAEQAEYYPKLAAQTHIPIAAGERMFSRFEFKRVLEAGGLAILQPDLSHAGGITECYKIAGMAEAYDVALAPHCPLGPIALAACLHIDFVSRNAVLQEQSMGIHYNKGAELLDFVKNKEDFNMEGGHFKPLTKPGLGVEIDEAKVIEMSKQAPDWRNPLWRYEDGSVAEW; this is encoded by the coding sequence ATGAAAATTACGAAAGTCACCACCTACCGTTTACCCCCGCGCTGGATGTTTTTGAAAATTGAAACCGATGAAGGCATCGTTGGCTGGGGCGAGCCGGTGATTGAAGGCCGCGCGCGCACCGTGGAAGCGGCAGTGCATGAGCTGAGCGAACTCCTGATCGGCCAGGACCCGGCACGTATCAACGATCTGTGGCAGGTAATGTACCGCGGCAGTTTCTACCGCGGCGGCCCGATTCTGATGAGCGCTATCGCCGGTATCGACCAGGCGCTGTGGGATATCAAAGGCAAAGTGCTGAACGCGCCGGTGTGGCAGCTGATGGGCGGCCTGGTGCGCGACAAAATCAAAGCCTACAGCTGGGTCGGCGGTGACCGTCCGGCTGAGGTCATCGAGGGGATCAAAACCCTGCGTAAAATCGGCTTTGATACCTTCAAGCTTAACGGCTGTGAAGAGATGGGCGTGATTGATAACTCCCGCGCGGTGGATAACGCCGTCAATACCGTGGCGCAAATCCGCGAAGCCTTCGGCAATGAGATTGAGTTTGGCCTCGATTTCCACGGTCGCGTCAGCGCGCCGATGGCGAAAGTGCTGATCAAAGAGCTGGAGCCTTACCGTCCGCTGTTCATCGAAGAGCCGGTGCTGGCGGAGCAGGCTGAGTACTATCCGAAGCTGGCAGCACAAACCCATATTCCGATCGCGGCGGGCGAACGTATGTTCTCGCGCTTCGAGTTCAAACGGGTGCTGGAAGCGGGCGGTCTGGCGATTCTGCAGCCGGATCTGTCCCACGCGGGTGGCATCACCGAGTGCTACAAAATCGCGGGGATGGCCGAAGCCTACGACGTGGCGCTGGCACCGCACTGTCCGCTCGGACCGATCGCGCTGGCTGCCTGTCTGCATATTGACTTTGTTTCCCGCAACGCGGTGTTGCAGGAGCAGAGCATGGGCATCCACTACAACAAAGGCGCAGAGCTGCTCGACTTTGTGAAAAACAAAGAAGACTTCAACATGGAAGGCGGCCACTTCAAACCGTTAACCAAACCGGGCCTGGGCGTGGAGATTGACGAAGCCAAAGTCATCGAAATGAGCAAGCAGGCGCCGGACTGGCGCAATCCGCTGTGGCGATATGAGGACGGTTCCGTCGCCGAGTGGTAA